A single window of Undibacterium sp. 5I1 DNA harbors:
- the murG gene encoding undecaprenyldiphospho-muramoylpentapeptide beta-N-acetylglucosaminyltransferase, with amino-acid sequence MTQKKLMIMAAGTGGHIFPGLAIAETMKARGWQVSWLGTSSGMENQIVPQHGVAMDTITFTGMRGKGLIHTFSGAFKLALSFFSCLKILGQRQPDVVLGMGGYVTVPGGVMAALRGKPVVLMNADSALLLSNKLLRPLAKRVLFGLPSSGLVNHNKAQVTGNPIRTEICILPEPAKRYITRTGPLKILVVGGSLGAQALNTNLPAALALIPEQDRPLVTHQSGKKHIDALRASYATYGVRAEVLDFIDDMPRRYADADLVICRAGAITISELTAAGVASILVPFVASSTSHQKDNAQWMAQQKAAVYLPQRELNPADLAAKLQSITREQCLAMAETAYSLGQRQANETIAKVLEQLA; translated from the coding sequence ATGACACAAAAGAAACTCATGATCATGGCTGCTGGTACTGGGGGACATATTTTCCCGGGCTTAGCGATTGCGGAAACGATGAAAGCGCGTGGCTGGCAAGTCTCTTGGCTTGGTACTAGCAGTGGTATGGAAAACCAGATTGTTCCTCAGCACGGTGTGGCAATGGATACCATTACATTTACCGGTATGCGTGGCAAAGGCTTGATACATACATTCAGTGGCGCTTTTAAATTAGCCCTTAGTTTCTTTAGTTGCCTAAAAATTTTGGGGCAGCGACAACCCGACGTAGTCCTGGGTATGGGTGGTTATGTGACCGTCCCAGGCGGTGTGATGGCGGCCTTGCGTGGCAAACCAGTCGTGCTCATGAATGCTGACTCTGCCTTGTTATTGTCGAATAAATTATTGCGCCCTTTAGCTAAACGCGTGCTATTCGGTTTGCCGTCTAGCGGTCTCGTTAATCATAATAAAGCTCAGGTCACTGGCAATCCTATACGTACTGAAATCTGTATTCTGCCAGAACCTGCGAAGCGTTATATAACAAGGACAGGACCATTAAAAATATTAGTCGTCGGCGGTAGCCTTGGCGCACAAGCCTTAAACACAAATTTACCTGCCGCATTGGCACTGATCCCAGAACAAGACCGTCCATTAGTTACGCACCAATCGGGAAAAAAACATATTGATGCTTTACGTGCAAGCTATGCCACGTATGGTGTACGAGCAGAAGTATTGGATTTTATTGATGATATGCCGCGTCGATATGCTGATGCTGATCTGGTTATTTGCCGAGCTGGTGCAATCACCATATCGGAACTGACAGCAGCTGGTGTTGCTAGTATTTTAGTGCCGTTCGTTGCGTCCAGTACGTCACATCAGAAGGACAATGCACAATGGATGGCGCAGCAGAAAGCGGCAGTTTATTTACCGCAGCGCGAATTAAATCCAGCTGACTTAGCGGCAAAGTTACAAAGCATCACGAGAGAACAATGTTTGGCGATGGCTGAGACTGCTTATAGTTTAGGTCAACGTCAAGCTAATGAAACTATTGCAAAAGTATTAGAGCAGTTAGCCTGA